Proteins from one Pseudomonas bijieensis genomic window:
- a CDS encoding imelysin family protein translates to MFRPKLLFTSLAAIALGACSPQDPQAVTSAAIAKQVILPTYSRWVDADRQLASSALAFCQGKENLETARADFLKAQKAWAELQPLLIGPLAEGNRAWQVQFWPDKKNLVGRQVEQLVNSEPQIDAAGLAKSSVVVQGLSAYEYLLFDAKIDMADSAQKAKYCPLLTAIGERQKQLAEEILSRWNTNDGMLAQMSKFPNQRYADSHEAIADLLRVQVTALDTLKKKLGTPMGRQSKGVPQPFQADAWRSQSSLQGLEASLSAARTVWAGVDNKGLRGLLPSDQKPLADKIDAAYDASLKLFASSQRSLTEMLNDDAGRQQLNDLYDSLNVVHRLHEGELAKALGIQLGFNANDGD, encoded by the coding sequence ATGTTCCGTCCCAAGCTGTTGTTCACCAGCCTCGCCGCCATCGCCCTTGGCGCCTGCTCGCCCCAGGATCCGCAAGCCGTCACCTCGGCCGCCATCGCCAAGCAAGTGATCCTGCCGACCTACAGCCGCTGGGTCGATGCCGACCGGCAACTGGCGAGCAGCGCCCTGGCGTTCTGCCAAGGCAAGGAAAACCTGGAAACTGCCCGCGCCGACTTCCTCAAGGCGCAAAAAGCCTGGGCCGAGCTGCAACCACTGCTGATCGGTCCGCTGGCCGAGGGCAACCGCGCCTGGCAGGTGCAGTTCTGGCCGGACAAGAAAAACCTGGTGGGCCGCCAGGTCGAACAACTGGTCAACAGCGAGCCACAGATCGACGCCGCAGGCCTGGCCAAGTCCAGCGTCGTGGTCCAGGGCCTCTCGGCCTATGAATACCTGCTGTTCGACGCCAAGATCGACATGGCCGACAGTGCGCAAAAAGCCAAGTACTGCCCACTGCTCACCGCCATCGGCGAACGCCAGAAACAACTGGCCGAAGAGATCCTGTCGCGCTGGAACACCAACGACGGCATGCTCGCCCAGATGAGCAAGTTCCCCAACCAGCGCTACGCCGATTCTCACGAGGCCATCGCCGACCTGCTGCGTGTGCAGGTCACCGCCCTGGACACGCTGAAGAAGAAGCTCGGCACGCCAATGGGCCGCCAGAGCAAAGGCGTACCCCAACCGTTCCAGGCCGATGCCTGGCGCAGCCAGTCGTCGTTGCAAGGCCTGGAGGCCAGCCTGAGCGCGGCCAGGACCGTCTGGGCCGGCGTGGACAACAAGGGCCTGCGCGGCCTGCTGCCAAGCGACCAGAAGCCACTGGCCGACAAGATCGATGCCGCCTACGATGCCTCGTTGAAATTGTTCGCCAGCAGCCAGCGCTCGTTGACCGAAATGCTCAACGACGATGCCGGGCGCCAGCAACTCAACGATTTGTATGACAGCCTCAACGTCGTCCATCGCCTGCACGAAGGCGAACTGGCCAAGGCGCTGGGCATTCAACTGGGCTTCAACGCCAACGACGGTGACTGA